In Amaranthus tricolor cultivar Red isolate AtriRed21 chromosome 3, ASM2621246v1, whole genome shotgun sequence, a single window of DNA contains:
- the LOC130807761 gene encoding homeobox-leucine zipper protein ATHB-16-like, translated as MKRLNSSDSLGALFSMCPSSDDHSPRNNIYSRDYCMLDGLDEDGCIEESGHVPEKKRRLSVDQVKALERNFEVENKLEPERKVKLAQELGLQPRQVAVWFQNRRARWKTKQLERDYGVLKSSFDTLKHNYESLQLDKDALLKEIKELKAKLNSESNKSSIKEEISLYESDHMNEIDIEPITPPESMSDGSQNAKLIKVKNVFAEVKDGSDSDSSAILNDRDNSPNASNSSSGQIFQTQQLIMSPNSSSFRFNCSSSSSPPSSINGLSFSDSRSDGLETKSQKNFDHDNNVYHPHFVKIEEHNFFSGEEACNFFSEEQAPSLPWYCPDQWS; from the exons ATGAAGAGATTAAACAGTTCAGATTCTCTGGGTGCCCTTTTTTCCATGTGCCCTTCATCAG ATGATCATAGTCCAAGGAACAACATATACAGTAGGGATTACTGTATGTTAGATGGGCTAGATGAAGATGGGTGCATAGAAGAAAGTGGTCATGTACCTGAAAAGAAAAGAAGGCTTAGTGTGGATCAAGTTAAGGCTTTGGAGAGAAATTTTGAGGTCGAAAACAAGTTAGAGCCTGAAAGGAAGGTTAAACTAGCTCAAGAACTTGGGTTACAACCTAGACAAGTTGCTGTTTGGTTTCAAAATAGGAGAGCCAGGTGGAAAACTAAGCAATTGGAAAGAGATTATGGTGTTCTTAAGTCTAGTTTTGATACTCTTAAACATAATTATGAATCACTTCAACTAGACAAAGATGCTCTATTAAAAGAG ATTAAAGAGCTGAAAGCAAAGCTAAATTCAGAGAGTAATAAGAGCAGCatcaaagaagaaatttctCTGTATGAATCTGATCATATGAATGAGATTGACATTGAACCAATCACTCCACCAGAATCAATGAGTGATGGATCACAAAATGCAAAATTAATAAAGGTAAAAAATGTGTTTGCAGAGGTTAAAGATGGTTCAGATAGTGATTCAAGTGCAATTTTAAACGATCGTGATAACAGCCCAAATGCCTCAAATTCTTCAAGTGGGCAAATTTTCCAGACTCAACAACTGATCATGTCTCCTAATTCATCATCCTTCAGATTCAactgttcatcatcatcatccccgcCATCATCAATCAACGGTTTAAGTTTTTCTGATTCAAGATCAGACGGTCTAGAAACAAAATCCCAAAAGAATTTTGATCATGATAATAATGTGTATCATCCCCACTTTGTGAAGATTGAAGAACACAACTTTTTTAGTGGAGAAGAGGCTTGTAATTTCTTTTCAGAAGAACAAGCTCCTTCTCTTCCTTGGTATTGCCCAGATCAATGgagttaa